A genomic segment from Actinomycetota bacterium encodes:
- the sucC gene encoding ADP-forming succinate--CoA ligase subunit beta: MDLFEYQAKELFRKFGMAVPDGKVASSPAAAEKVAAKIGGRVVVKAQVQVGGRGKAGGIKLADDPAGAKAVAEQILGMDIKGHKVRRVLVEQAGDIKSEFYASFLLDRTAKAYLGMMSAKGGVDIEEVAATDPEAIARVHVSPLTGLQPYHVRELLFGARIPKEAHAGAGELLRTMYLVFIQMDASLVEVNPMVLTGDGTVVALDAKVSLDENAGYRHPEFEKLSSEIPLQKQEKVAKEKGLNYVKLDGRIGIIGNGAGLTMSTLDVVAEAGGTPANFLDIGGGANAATMAAGIDLIFSDRKVKSLFVNIFGGITRCDEVARGILGALEQLPNLKAPIVVRLDGTNATEGRRILEEAAHPNITMAPTMLEAAAKAVALTKGRRA; encoded by the coding sequence ATGGATCTCTTCGAGTATCAAGCCAAAGAGCTCTTCCGGAAGTTCGGCATGGCCGTGCCCGACGGCAAGGTTGCTTCCTCGCCGGCCGCTGCCGAGAAGGTGGCCGCCAAAATCGGTGGACGCGTCGTCGTGAAGGCGCAGGTTCAGGTCGGCGGCCGCGGCAAGGCCGGTGGGATCAAGCTCGCCGACGACCCCGCGGGAGCGAAAGCTGTGGCCGAGCAGATCCTCGGCATGGACATCAAGGGCCACAAGGTCCGCAGGGTGCTCGTCGAGCAAGCCGGCGACATCAAGTCGGAGTTCTACGCGTCGTTCCTGCTCGACCGAACCGCGAAGGCGTACCTCGGGATGATGAGCGCCAAGGGCGGCGTCGACATCGAGGAGGTCGCCGCCACCGATCCGGAGGCGATCGCGCGCGTGCACGTGTCACCCCTCACCGGACTGCAGCCGTACCACGTTCGCGAGTTGCTGTTCGGCGCACGGATCCCGAAGGAGGCTCACGCGGGAGCCGGCGAGCTGCTGCGCACGATGTACCTTGTTTTCATTCAGATGGACGCCTCATTGGTAGAGGTGAACCCGATGGTTCTCACGGGCGACGGCACGGTCGTCGCGCTCGACGCCAAGGTGTCGCTCGACGAGAACGCCGGCTATCGGCACCCCGAGTTCGAGAAGCTCTCGTCCGAGATCCCGCTCCAGAAGCAGGAGAAGGTGGCGAAGGAGAAGGGACTCAACTACGTGAAGCTCGACGGGCGGATCGGGATCATCGGCAACGGAGCCGGCCTGACGATGTCGACGCTGGACGTCGTCGCCGAGGCCGGCGGCACCCCGGCGAACTTCCTCGACATCGGCGGCGGGGCGAACGCGGCGACGATGGCCGCCGGTATCGATCTGATCTTCAGCGACCGGAAGGTGAAGTCGCTGTTCGTGAACATCTTCGGCGGGATCACGCGCTGCGACGAGGTCGCGCGCGGCATCTTGGGGGCGTTGGAACAGCTGCCGAACCTCAAGGCGCCGATCGTGGTCCGGCTCGACGGGACGAACGCGACCGAAGGCCGGCGCATCCTCGAGGAGGCGGCCCACCCGAACATCACGATGGCACCGACGATGCTGGAGGCGGCCGCTAAGGCCGTCGCGCTGACGAAGGGACGCCGCGCATGA
- a CDS encoding cobalamin B12-binding domain-containing protein: protein MPKQRRTTIRVVIAKPGLDGHDRGAKIVARALRDAGMEVIYTGLHQTPEMIVETVIQEDADAVGLSIHSGAHMTLFPRVVELLRERDAGDVLVFGGGIIPREDIIALKEKGIAEIFTPGATTTAIVDWIKQRVGAAA, encoded by the coding sequence ATGCCGAAACAGCGCCGAACCACGATCCGTGTCGTCATCGCGAAACCGGGCCTCGACGGGCACGATCGCGGCGCGAAGATCGTCGCTCGCGCGCTCCGCGACGCAGGTATGGAGGTCATCTACACGGGACTGCACCAGACCCCGGAGATGATCGTCGAGACGGTGATCCAGGAGGACGCCGACGCGGTCGGCTTGTCCATCCATTCGGGCGCGCACATGACGCTGTTCCCTCGGGTCGTCGAGCTCCTCCGTGAGCGCGACGCCGGCGATGTCCTGGTCTTCGGCGGCGGGATCATCCCGCGTGAGGACATCATCGCCCTGAAGGAGAAGGGGATCGCGGAGATCTTCACGCCGGGAGCGACGACTACGGCGATCGTCGACTGGATCAAGCAGAGAGTAGGAGCCGCAGCGTAG
- a CDS encoding carboxyl transferase domain-containing protein, which yields MARTARTTARTARDLLDLVLDAGWEERDAGLSATDPLGFPGYHDRDPKKESVISADGTLAGLPVVGISFEFDVFGGSMGVAAGEKIARAFERAIERRAAVVALTATGGARMQEGMAALAQMAKTVLARRDLTAAGLPFLAYLTDPTTGGVYASFASLADVLWAEPGATIGFAGPRVAEQVAPLEDASHTAEFSLDNGLVDDIVPLEDLRAAAGVFLRATLEPDEPAVPLTAIDTPVQTSTGWDVVELARHPDRPSGRAILAAISEAFVELRGDRAGVDDAGLATGVARIAGRRAGVVALDRTRPTPPAYRKAYRSLRFSGALGLPLVTIVDTPGADPSSASEASGIARTISTAFRTVLEHPGPSIAVVSGEGGSGGGLAFTVCDRVLVCENAIFSVIAPESAAAILRRDDVEEVAGDLRLSARDLLSFGLADEIIPEPTGGAHTDPDAFVRSIGEALGRSLTRLAAIPRDERLAARRRRWREAGNAFLAP from the coding sequence ATGGCTCGAACCGCTCGTACCACCGCGCGCACGGCACGGGATCTCCTCGATCTCGTGCTGGATGCCGGCTGGGAGGAGCGCGATGCCGGGTTATCGGCCACCGACCCGCTCGGTTTCCCCGGTTACCACGACCGCGATCCCAAGAAGGAGTCCGTGATCTCCGCCGACGGCACGCTCGCGGGGCTCCCCGTCGTCGGTATCTCGTTCGAGTTCGACGTCTTCGGCGGGTCGATGGGGGTTGCGGCTGGCGAGAAGATCGCGCGGGCGTTCGAGCGGGCCATCGAGCGACGCGCAGCCGTCGTCGCGCTCACCGCGACCGGCGGTGCGCGGATGCAGGAAGGGATGGCGGCGCTCGCGCAGATGGCGAAGACGGTGCTCGCCCGGCGCGACCTCACTGCAGCCGGACTTCCCTTCCTCGCGTATCTCACCGATCCGACGACCGGAGGCGTGTACGCATCGTTCGCCTCGCTCGCCGACGTGTTGTGGGCCGAACCCGGCGCGACGATCGGCTTCGCCGGGCCGCGGGTCGCCGAGCAAGTCGCTCCGCTCGAGGACGCCTCGCACACGGCTGAGTTCTCGCTCGACAACGGTCTCGTCGACGACATCGTCCCGCTCGAAGACCTCCGCGCTGCGGCGGGCGTCTTCCTGCGCGCCACGCTCGAGCCCGACGAGCCGGCGGTTCCACTTACGGCCATCGATACTCCGGTTCAGACCTCGACCGGCTGGGACGTCGTCGAGCTCGCTCGCCATCCCGACCGTCCCTCGGGGCGGGCGATCCTCGCGGCGATCTCCGAGGCTTTCGTCGAGCTGCGGGGCGACCGTGCCGGCGTCGACGACGCGGGCCTCGCGACGGGCGTCGCGCGGATCGCCGGTCGCCGCGCGGGGGTGGTTGCGCTCGACCGCACGCGCCCGACGCCGCCGGCCTACCGCAAGGCCTATCGCTCGCTGCGTTTCAGTGGGGCGCTTGGGCTCCCGCTCGTCACGATCGTCGATACGCCGGGCGCCGACCCGTCCTCGGCCTCCGAGGCGTCGGGGATCGCCCGGACGATATCGACGGCTTTCCGCACAGTGCTGGAGCACCCCGGCCCTTCGATCGCAGTGGTTTCGGGCGAGGGCGGCAGCGGCGGCGGCCTCGCGTTCACCGTCTGCGATCGCGTCCTCGTGTGCGAGAACGCGATCTTCTCGGTGATCGCACCCGAGAGCGCCGCCGCCATCCTTCGCCGCGACGACGTCGAGGAGGTCGCCGGCGATCTTCGCCTCTCGGCGCGCGATCTGTTGTCGTTCGGGCTCGCCGACGAGATCATCCCCGAGCCGACCGGCGGAGCCCACACCGATCCCGACGCTTTCGTCCGGTCGATCGGGGAAGCCCTGGGACGATCGCTCACCCGATTGGCGGCCATACCGCGGGACGAACGGCTCGCGGCTCGGCGACGCCGCTGGCGAGAGGCCGGAAACGCCTTCCTCGCCCCATGA
- a CDS encoding alpha/beta fold hydrolase, whose product MTRHTVGRIRGDARAVRKALGHALRRPSTYPSAVKELLWAGANVAMYPAGLLGEALDPDASHGASRGRYSRAQPLCYLEPEAAATPIILLHGYFHNRSGFLVMRRAFRRHGFRHVFTMNYNVIGHDVEELAAQLKGYVENVLNRTGATRVHLVGHSLGGLVARTYVQEAGGDERVHTCITLGTPHQGTYAAWAGRGRAARQIRPRSELLDRLERTAKPTPVRFVSFYSNLDPLVIPASSAKLTTPALDATNIFMKDLGHMSFLLSGELIRSVVNMLSSLDATVPASVTALPKRSNGRRSDPESAVPS is encoded by the coding sequence ATGACCCGACACACCGTAGGACGCATCCGCGGAGACGCACGCGCCGTCCGCAAAGCCCTCGGGCACGCCCTGCGACGCCCGAGCACCTACCCCAGCGCCGTCAAAGAGCTTTTGTGGGCCGGCGCCAACGTCGCGATGTACCCGGCGGGGCTGCTCGGCGAAGCACTGGATCCCGACGCCTCCCACGGCGCGTCGCGCGGACGGTACTCACGCGCGCAGCCGCTCTGCTACCTCGAGCCCGAAGCGGCGGCGACGCCGATAATCTTGCTCCACGGCTACTTCCACAACCGCTCGGGATTCCTCGTCATGCGAAGGGCGTTCCGCCGCCACGGGTTCCGCCACGTCTTCACGATGAACTACAACGTCATCGGGCACGACGTCGAAGAGCTCGCGGCGCAATTGAAAGGCTACGTGGAGAACGTGCTCAACCGAACCGGCGCCACGCGCGTCCATCTGGTCGGCCACTCGCTCGGGGGACTCGTTGCCCGGACGTACGTGCAGGAAGCCGGCGGGGACGAGCGCGTGCACACATGCATCACACTCGGCACCCCGCACCAGGGCACCTACGCCGCCTGGGCCGGCCGGGGCCGCGCCGCTCGTCAGATCCGGCCGCGCTCAGAGCTGCTCGACCGCCTCGAGCGCACCGCGAAGCCGACGCCGGTGCGCTTCGTTTCGTTCTATTCGAACCTCGACCCGCTCGTGATCCCGGCGTCGAGCGCCAAACTCACCACGCCCGCTCTCGACGCGACGAACATCTTCATGAAGGACCTCGGGCACATGAGCTTCCTGCTCTCGGGCGAGCTCATCCGTTCGGTTGTCAACATGCTTTCGAGCCTCGACGCCACCGTGCCGGCGAGCGTGACGGCGCTTCCGAAGCGCTCCAACGGCCGTCGCAGCGACCCCGAGTCCGCCGTACCCAGCTAA
- a CDS encoding MgtC/SapB family protein produces MSDWDVLIRLVVASALGAVVGIERELRDQPAGFRTHMLVALGACLFTLVGAFGFQDLTGGQPVAAVNADVTRVASQIVVGIGFLGGGTILRHGATVRGLTTAASLWVTAAVGLAVGMGFYLGATATALLAVIALAVLKPVGKRFARGTHQEDEDGPPEMPPD; encoded by the coding sequence GTGTCCGACTGGGACGTTCTGATCCGGCTCGTCGTGGCCTCGGCTCTCGGTGCGGTCGTCGGGATCGAGCGGGAGCTGCGCGATCAGCCGGCCGGGTTCCGCACCCATATGCTCGTCGCGCTCGGCGCGTGTTTGTTCACGCTCGTCGGTGCGTTCGGGTTCCAAGACCTGACCGGAGGACAGCCGGTCGCGGCGGTCAACGCGGACGTTACCCGCGTCGCAAGTCAGATCGTCGTCGGCATCGGGTTCCTCGGGGGAGGGACCATCTTGCGACACGGCGCGACAGTCCGCGGACTAACGACCGCCGCGAGCTTGTGGGTAACGGCGGCGGTCGGGCTCGCCGTTGGGATGGGCTTCTATCTCGGAGCGACGGCCACCGCGCTGCTCGCCGTGATCGCGCTCGCCGTGCTGAAGCCGGTCGGGAAGCGCTTCGCGCGCGGCACGCATCAGGAAGACGAGGATGGGCCGCCGGAGATGCCGCCGGACTAG
- the pcrA gene encoding DNA helicase PcrA yields the protein MPLDTDLLSGLNPVQREAVAHDAGPLLVVAGAGSGKTKVLTHRIAYLIRERKVSPFAILAITFTNKAAGEMKERVGSLVGGRLGAAMWVMTFHSACARILRRDGVRLGFTSSFTIYDDADSERLITYISKELDVDPRRFPPRQIKNAIGKNKDKLVDEEMFAQAAGNNPYDRTIAEVYALYQSRLRQANAMDFDDLIMNTVHLFRLYDDVLEEYRDKFLHVLVDEFQDTNHAQYVLAKLLAERDRNICVVGDLDQSIYKFRGADFTNVLRFEEDFPDARVITLEQNYRSTQTILSAANAVIENNQMRKPKSLWTETAGGELITRYHAENEHEEAAWIAREIERLREEDSRRYGDIALFYRTNAQSRVLEEIFVRMGVPYRVVGSLKFYDRKEIKDALAYLRVLINPADEVSLRRIINTPRRGIGDQTVAALARFADRASVTLSEAVDRVEQNDELAARAQSAVSDLAGILRSLREKVERGVEPADVLAAVLERTGYVADLEAERSIEAVGRVENLKELIGVAREFASDNAEGGVSEFLERISLVSDADELSDEEGAVTIMTLHIAKGLEFPVVFIVGLEDGVFPHVRSMTDPAELEEERRLAYVGITRAKERLYLTHAWQRSLWGGSNFNPPSRFLSEIPEELVRAVESGDESEKLAEMVQEKKTPPLSLAVGDDVFHERWGRGTVVAVSGRGTSAEASVHFESEGTKRLLLAYAPLQRI from the coding sequence GTGCCCCTCGATACCGACCTCCTTTCCGGGTTGAACCCCGTCCAGCGCGAGGCCGTCGCCCACGACGCCGGCCCGCTCCTCGTCGTCGCCGGGGCGGGCTCCGGCAAGACCAAGGTGCTGACCCATCGCATCGCCTACCTGATCCGCGAGCGAAAGGTTTCCCCGTTCGCGATCCTCGCCATCACGTTCACGAACAAGGCCGCCGGCGAGATGAAGGAGCGCGTCGGCTCGCTGGTCGGCGGGCGTCTCGGTGCCGCGATGTGGGTGATGACGTTCCACTCCGCATGCGCGCGCATCTTGCGGCGCGACGGCGTCCGGCTCGGCTTCACGTCGAGCTTCACGATCTACGACGACGCCGACTCGGAGAGACTCATCACCTACATCTCGAAGGAGCTCGACGTCGACCCCCGCCGGTTCCCACCCCGCCAGATCAAGAACGCCATCGGCAAGAACAAGGACAAGCTGGTCGACGAAGAGATGTTCGCGCAAGCGGCCGGCAACAACCCCTACGACCGCACGATCGCCGAGGTTTACGCCCTGTACCAGAGCCGTCTGCGGCAGGCGAACGCCATGGACTTCGACGACCTGATCATGAACACGGTCCACCTCTTCCGGCTCTACGACGACGTGCTCGAGGAGTACCGCGACAAGTTCCTCCACGTCCTGGTCGACGAGTTCCAGGACACCAACCACGCGCAGTACGTCCTCGCGAAGCTGCTCGCCGAGCGGGATCGGAACATCTGCGTCGTCGGCGACCTCGATCAGTCGATCTACAAGTTCCGCGGCGCGGACTTCACCAACGTGCTCCGGTTCGAGGAGGATTTCCCCGACGCGCGCGTGATCACGCTCGAGCAGAACTACCGCTCCACGCAGACGATCCTATCGGCCGCGAACGCCGTCATCGAGAACAACCAGATGCGCAAGCCCAAGTCGCTCTGGACCGAGACGGCCGGCGGCGAGCTGATCACGCGCTACCACGCCGAGAACGAGCACGAGGAAGCCGCGTGGATCGCCCGCGAGATCGAGCGTCTGCGAGAAGAGGACTCCCGACGTTACGGCGACATCGCGCTCTTCTACCGAACCAACGCCCAGTCCCGGGTCTTGGAGGAGATCTTCGTCCGGATGGGCGTGCCGTATCGCGTCGTCGGGTCGCTGAAGTTCTACGACCGCAAGGAGATCAAAGACGCGCTCGCGTACCTGCGGGTCCTGATCAACCCGGCCGACGAGGTCTCGCTCCGTCGGATCATCAACACGCCGCGCCGTGGGATAGGCGACCAGACGGTCGCCGCGCTCGCCCGTTTCGCCGACCGGGCGAGCGTGACGCTCTCTGAAGCCGTCGACCGGGTCGAGCAGAACGACGAGCTCGCCGCTCGAGCGCAGTCCGCCGTTTCCGACCTCGCGGGGATCCTCCGGAGTCTGCGCGAGAAGGTCGAGCGCGGCGTGGAGCCCGCCGACGTCCTCGCGGCCGTCCTGGAGCGGACTGGATACGTCGCCGATCTCGAGGCGGAGCGTTCGATCGAAGCGGTGGGCCGCGTCGAGAACCTCAAGGAGCTGATCGGGGTCGCCAGAGAGTTCGCCTCCGATAACGCCGAGGGCGGCGTGAGTGAGTTCCTCGAGCGGATCTCTCTGGTGTCGGACGCCGACGAGCTGTCCGATGAAGAAGGCGCCGTCACGATCATGACCCTCCACATCGCGAAGGGTCTGGAGTTCCCGGTGGTCTTCATCGTCGGCCTCGAGGACGGCGTCTTCCCGCACGTGCGCTCGATGACCGACCCCGCCGAGCTCGAGGAGGAACGACGCCTCGCGTACGTCGGCATCACCCGTGCGAAGGAGCGGCTGTATCTGACGCATGCGTGGCAGCGGAGCCTGTGGGGTGGCTCCAACTTCAATCCGCCCTCACGCTTCCTCAGCGAGATCCCCGAGGAGCTCGTCCGGGCCGTGGAGAGCGGAGACGAGAGCGAGAAGCTCGCCGAGATGGTCCAGGAGAAGAAGACCCCGCCCTTGAGCCTCGCCGTCGGCGATGACGTCTTTCACGAGCGCTGGGGCCGCGGCACCGTCGTCGCCGTGAGCGGCCGCGGCACTTCCGCCGAAGCCAGCGTGCACTTCGAATCCGAGGGCACGAAACGCCTGCTGCTCGCCTACGCGCCGCTCCAGCGGATCTAA
- a CDS encoding glycosyltransferase family 39 protein, with the protein MGIAITSLVVRAPSLDRALTIDEKLWIERSARFVDAVGDLRFRDAIETGHPGVTTMWIAGLAQETLPGGADLRDRYARSRLWIGIVTSGLIVLVWWLAGMVLGQGAAAIAGFLLALDPFLLAHNRVVHLDGLLALFMVSSLLALMAAIRTEDRRLLLLSGALGGLALLTKQPAVYLVPVALVLLWRDGRGLRARFLRWLGPALLVVFVLWPVLWVRPWHAAAEMASGGGSAIVETTSSGFFLGRHVDDPGPLFYPVALAMRTSAFILPAAIATVVWAIRRRRDDEHARTVVQLLLFALGFLVLITFASKKGDRYGLPSLVALDLAVAVAFLTYLRSRKRFIASILAGVLLVHAGPALSVHPYELAHFNLVTGGPGVAQRAIVVGWGEALDEAAEDLSRLPDAAGTTMASTRVIQFEDFFAGRTVGVEDSTLVRPDGVQPDYVLFYISNVQTGQVPNVWARYKDQVPFYLLDINGIPYVRVYRVAP; encoded by the coding sequence GTGGGGATCGCGATCACGTCCCTTGTGGTGCGGGCACCTTCGCTCGACCGGGCTCTGACGATCGACGAAAAGCTGTGGATCGAGCGGTCGGCTCGTTTCGTGGACGCGGTGGGCGACCTTCGCTTCCGGGACGCGATCGAGACGGGACATCCCGGCGTCACGACGATGTGGATCGCCGGGCTCGCGCAAGAGACACTTCCCGGGGGCGCGGATCTGCGGGACCGTTACGCGCGGTCACGTCTGTGGATCGGGATCGTCACGTCCGGGCTGATCGTGCTGGTCTGGTGGCTCGCGGGGATGGTCCTCGGCCAAGGGGCGGCCGCCATAGCGGGATTCTTGCTCGCGCTCGACCCGTTCTTGCTCGCCCACAACCGCGTCGTGCACCTCGACGGCTTGCTCGCGCTCTTCATGGTGTCGAGCCTGCTCGCCTTGATGGCGGCGATCCGCACGGAGGATCGCCGGCTGCTGCTGTTATCGGGGGCGCTTGGGGGCCTCGCGCTCCTCACCAAGCAGCCGGCCGTTTACCTCGTTCCGGTCGCGCTCGTCCTCCTCTGGCGCGACGGGCGTGGCCTCCGCGCCCGGTTCCTCCGCTGGCTCGGGCCGGCGTTGCTGGTGGTCTTCGTGCTGTGGCCGGTCCTGTGGGTGCGACCGTGGCACGCAGCCGCGGAGATGGCGAGCGGAGGCGGTTCGGCGATCGTGGAGACCACGTCCAGCGGGTTCTTCCTCGGAAGGCATGTGGACGATCCCGGACCGCTCTTCTACCCCGTCGCACTGGCCATGCGTACCTCTGCTTTCATCCTGCCGGCCGCGATCGCTACCGTCGTGTGGGCGATCCGCAGACGCCGTGACGACGAGCATGCCCGCACGGTGGTTCAGCTGCTGCTCTTCGCGCTCGGCTTCCTCGTGCTGATCACGTTCGCGTCGAAGAAGGGCGATCGATACGGACTTCCGAGTCTCGTCGCGCTCGACCTAGCCGTCGCAGTCGCGTTCTTGACGTACCTGCGTTCGCGCAAACGCTTCATCGCTTCGATCTTGGCCGGCGTCCTCCTGGTCCACGCCGGGCCCGCCTTGTCGGTGCACCCGTACGAGCTCGCTCACTTCAACCTGGTCACGGGGGGGCCGGGCGTCGCGCAGCGGGCGATCGTCGTGGGATGGGGTGAAGCGCTCGACGAGGCGGCCGAGGATCTGAGCCGGCTCCCCGATGCCGCCGGGACGACCATGGCGTCCACGCGAGTCATCCAGTTCGAGGATTTCTTCGCCGGACGTACCGTTGGTGTCGAAGACTCCACGCTGGTCCGCCCGGACGGCGTCCAGCCCGACTACGTCCTCTTCTACATCTCGAACGTCCAGACCGGCCAGGTGCCGAACGTGTGGGCGCGTTACAAGGATCAGGTGCCGTTCTACCTGCTAGACATAAACGGGATCCCGTACGTACGTGTCTATCGCGTGGCTCCGTAG
- a CDS encoding DUF2207 domain-containing protein has translation MISGVRRGALCLVAAALVLGPAAPAAAKDFRFPSVVTDISIRDDGSFDVREDRTFDFEGSFHRAFINIPLGVGNITYDITAVTVSERGVPYRRAEPGPEESGTFNFTKGADWEIRWFYDAADEQRTFTITYHVAGAVVAYDDVAEFYWKFIGDGWDAPADHAVALVHLPSGATLDEVRAWGHGPLEGEVRILDPQTIRWETPGLPAQTFVEGRLAFPGRVVPKAPRLPGSRLPAILAEEDRLADEANRARSIARAWNVVAPVLALASFALFLWLFFRYGKEPDSRFPERHRRVGRYLRELPSDYPPAVVGYLMRFGGVKPVDMVATLMDLARRGFLKIAEETEEAGLVFKRTERHYKMTVLEREGKLEPFERELIDLLDEAGMYGSIREDELKDWAKDNPSKMQERFKAFQREVIAHGERLGLIEERTLTMVASLGAAAIAGLVAVAALTRQGGESAVTLLIAAGMLAVATFLRRSWLIAGMLFVVAAALLGAGAVLTAAIRNAPGALAAILLLAVQVGLTPALRRRTVLGATQYVQWKAFERFLKDLTRLKEYRPTAVVMWEQYLVYAIPLGAAAAVTSAIALNAPEVARQGFTWYTWSGGSGGFGSGDGFATSLSSFTSSFTASAQAAFATAPSSGGGGGGGFSGGGGGGGGGGGGGGGGGGAS, from the coding sequence GTGATCTCGGGGGTGCGGCGGGGGGCGCTCTGTCTCGTCGCCGCGGCACTCGTGCTCGGCCCGGCTGCGCCGGCCGCCGCCAAGGACTTCCGCTTCCCGTCGGTCGTTACCGACATCTCGATCCGCGACGACGGCTCGTTCGACGTTCGCGAGGACCGCACGTTCGACTTCGAAGGCTCCTTCCATCGGGCCTTCATCAACATCCCGCTCGGCGTCGGGAACATCACGTACGACATCACCGCGGTGACGGTGTCGGAGCGGGGGGTGCCGTACCGGCGCGCCGAGCCGGGTCCGGAGGAATCCGGCACCTTCAACTTCACCAAAGGCGCCGATTGGGAGATCCGCTGGTTCTACGACGCCGCCGACGAGCAACGCACGTTCACGATCACCTACCACGTCGCCGGAGCCGTCGTCGCCTACGACGACGTCGCCGAGTTCTACTGGAAGTTCATCGGCGACGGCTGGGACGCGCCGGCCGACCACGCGGTTGCGTTGGTCCACCTCCCCTCGGGCGCCACTCTCGACGAGGTACGCGCGTGGGGCCACGGGCCACTCGAGGGAGAGGTGCGCATCCTCGACCCCCAGACGATCCGCTGGGAAACGCCGGGACTTCCGGCTCAGACCTTCGTGGAGGGCCGGCTCGCGTTCCCGGGGCGGGTGGTTCCGAAGGCGCCGCGGCTGCCCGGATCCCGGCTTCCGGCGATCCTCGCCGAGGAGGATCGGCTCGCCGACGAAGCCAACCGCGCGCGGTCGATCGCGCGCGCATGGAACGTGGTCGCGCCCGTCCTGGCGCTGGCATCCTTCGCCCTGTTCCTTTGGCTGTTCTTTCGTTACGGCAAGGAGCCCGACTCGAGATTCCCCGAGCGCCACCGTCGCGTGGGGCGCTATCTTCGCGAGCTGCCCTCGGATTATCCACCGGCCGTCGTCGGGTATCTGATGCGCTTCGGCGGCGTGAAGCCCGTCGACATGGTCGCCACGCTGATGGACCTCGCGCGGCGCGGCTTCCTCAAGATCGCGGAGGAAACAGAGGAAGCGGGCCTCGTCTTCAAGCGCACCGAGCGTCACTACAAGATGACCGTGCTCGAGCGTGAGGGGAAACTCGAGCCGTTCGAGCGTGAGCTGATCGACCTGCTCGACGAGGCGGGGATGTACGGGTCGATACGCGAGGACGAGCTCAAGGACTGGGCGAAGGACAACCCGTCGAAGATGCAGGAGCGTTTCAAGGCGTTCCAGCGCGAGGTGATCGCCCACGGCGAGCGGCTTGGCCTGATCGAGGAACGCACGCTGACGATGGTCGCCAGCCTCGGCGCGGCCGCGATCGCCGGGCTCGTCGCGGTCGCGGCGCTCACCCGACAGGGCGGCGAGTCCGCCGTGACGCTGCTGATCGCCGCGGGGATGCTTGCCGTCGCGACCTTCCTCCGAAGGTCGTGGCTGATCGCCGGGATGCTCTTCGTTGTGGCCGCGGCGCTCCTGGGCGCCGGCGCCGTCCTCACGGCCGCGATCCGCAACGCACCGGGAGCGCTGGCGGCGATCCTGCTCCTCGCCGTCCAGGTCGGGCTGACCCCGGCGCTCCGACGCCGGACGGTCCTCGGCGCGACCCAGTACGTGCAGTGGAAGGCATTCGAGCGGTTCCTTAAGGACCTGACGCGGCTGAAGGAATACCGTCCGACCGCGGTCGTGATGTGGGAGCAGTACCTCGTCTACGCGATCCCGCTCGGGGCCGCGGCGGCCGTCACCAGCGCGATCGCGCTGAACGCGCCCGAGGTCGCCCGGCAAGGCTTCACCTGGTACACGTGGTCGGGAGGGAGCGGCGGCTTCGGATCCGGCGACGGATTCGCGACGTCGCTCTCATCCTTCACCTCGTCGTTCACCGCGTCCGCCCAAGCCGCCTTCGCGACGGCGCCCTCGAGCGGCGGCGGTGGTGGCGGCGGGTTCTCCGGTGGTGGCGGAGGCGGCGGGGGTGGAGGCGGCGGAGGCGGCGGAGGCGGCGGCGCGTCCTGA